The segment CAGTGCGTCACCGACCACAAGACCAAGCGCCCCAAGCTCCCCTTCCCCCAGAGCTGGGCCGGTCAGCCGCAGGAGGTCATTGAGCAGAAGAGCGGCATCCCGGGCATCAGCTTCTGCCACGCCAGCCGCTTCCTTATCACGGCCAAGGATAAGGAGACCGCCCTTGCGGCCTGCCGTCAGGTGTTAAAGAACAATGGCCGCATCTGAGCATCCGGCCCGGCCCAAGCCCGCTTTTGTGTACATGGTGCGGTGTACCGGTGGCCAGCTGTACACCGGCTGGACCAACGCCCCCGCCGCCCGCCTGCAGGCCCACAAAAACGGCAGAGGGGCCCGCTACACCCGGGCCAGGGGTGCAGCGGCCTTTGCCTACGTGGTGGAGCGCTGTGCGGACAAGCGCAGCGCCCTGCGGCGGGAAGCAGCGCTCAAAAAGCT is part of the Faecalibacterium sp. HTF-F genome and harbors:
- a CDS encoding GIY-YIG nuclease family protein; amino-acid sequence: MAASEHPARPKPAFVYMVRCTGGQLYTGWTNAPAARLQAHKNGRGARYTRARGAAAFAYVVERCADKRSALRREAALKKLPKAQKELLCRAWSAAGGPFSGA